Genomic segment of Arachis hypogaea cultivar Tifrunner chromosome 16, arahy.Tifrunner.gnm2.J5K5, whole genome shotgun sequence:
aaattaagatttcttTAATACAGCACTCTTTACTTAATAAAAATCGTTTAATGATGAACCGAGagcatttattaattaatttcagcAACAAATACAAATATAAGGAAGGCTTCATTCAATTACTATAAAACAGAATAAGGTCACTACTCCCTTAAAACAAATAATGACACAATAAAGATATTACTAATATAGGGAACAAATAAGCATCAGAACAGAATCATATGTAAcataatataagataagatacaTGAACATTTAGATCTGCATCATCAAGTCTTGGAAGATCTTCATGACAGGAGCAGGCAAACCAAGAAGGACATTGATGTTTCTCCTCTCAATGCCATGAGAAAGGAACAAGATGACTTCCTTCTCAGGCAATGAAACTGGGCCTGAGAGAACAGGCTCACCCCAACCAAAATCAGTGGTGTGAAATGACAACCTTGACCATGTTGTGATCAAAAGGGTGCATGCCAGTGATGGCCTTGCCCTTGTCACCTCAAAATAATCTATTGCTGATCTCATATAACTGTCTGTCACCATCTTTATTGCATTTTGAATTAGACTCACAGCATACGAGAAGGGCTTTTCTGTAAGTTCACCTGTTTCAcacatacaatttttttttgggttaatttATTGAAAACAAAACTGTTATTTTAGTTTCAgaactaattttatatttttataaggtTAAAATAATCTTTAATAATAAATCTAATCTAATCAACATTAACATTTTAAAAGAATCATTTGAATCATTTTAAACGATAAATacctaatataaaaaaattaatttagactGATAATTTTGAACACATAAATTCCAACAAGTTAACCAATAACAaactaacaaatatttttaaattatactccatatttattaattattattaattagtgattatttaaataaaaacatagagTAATTTGTACTTTTCAAAACTAATAAAGAATTGAATTGTCTCATTTAAAATAGATAAATGCTATGGTgcctatttattaaaaaaagttaaaaattaatatttaatttaaaagatataaaaaaattatttttaagaaattaaaacatactataaaaagaaaataacaattgATAGACATTATAGAATAATAATATTTCTGACAACCTCCTCCCAAAAAGTCTTTTATAAAATCTTACTCCAAATCTATCATTTAAGTCTCAACAAATAATTCAACAACATAACTTTAACACAGTGGAAGATATAAATTTTGGAATGGTATCTAGATTCTTCAATTTTATCCAAACCTATTTCTTTTCAATTGTATTTTGTCTCTTTATTTTCAATAGTTTAAACTTCTCTAACAATGGATGCACATAAATCTGGACAATTCTATGAAATTGTAAGGTTAATTTTAGAGATTAGAACATACTCACACTACCACCTCTGTAAAACTGTAACCATCTTCACGTTCATTCATGCAACCCATGCTATTTTTATTTGGGATAAATGGCTTCTTTCACTTTGTATTTCTAAGATTTACAGCTTCTTTAGTTGTTTTCGTCTTTCTGCTTCTTAACATTATTGGGACCTAACTGTTTCCCTTTAACTTTTAAAAGTAGGCTCCGAATTTTTCTTTTAAGGATGACAAGACAATTTTAATGAAAAAGGTGGTAGATACTAGATACATCTAAAGAGAAGGACGGATTTGTCTCATAGTCATACTATGTAAGTTTAAAGACTAAGTGGATAAAGATTAGGgattaaaataatcataaaaaaaccaaTGGATAAATCatattaaacaacaataaagatttatttgattaattttttaccaaaatttaacATAAACTAATTTAGGGTATTAATCTAAAATTTGAATCGTTATATTATATATACCTGCTTGGCAGACAGAATTTGTGAGCACAATTCCATTTCCAAAATATCCTTTGGGAAGAGGAGGATTAAACTTGGCCCTGCCATCAACAGCAAAGAGAAGCTTAGTCTCTTGGTTCGGCAACATCTTGAGAGCCTTGGTTCTTGCAATCCAGACAAACGCAGAGAGCACTTCAAAAGTGGTGCAAGAATCAAGAACCCCATCTTCCATTGCCTTAGCCTTGAGGCTCTTGAGCTTCTCAGGGTCAAAGCAGAAGGACCTATAAACCATGTCATCTTCATACAAGGTGTTGGTGCTTGACTTGTCTTCTATGTCAGCAAATTCTTTGTGAATAAACTCTATCTTTGGTGGCTCCCTTGCCTTCAGAATGCTTCTGTCTAGGAATGGAGGAATTGAGAGTGGAAGCTCTCTTGCTACTTCTCCCCATGAGTTCACAAACTCCATGGCTCCTATTCCATCAAACATGCAGTGGTTCATGCACAATCCAACAGAGAATCCTCCACACTTGAACTTAGTCACCTGGAATAAGTAGAGATATCTCAACCATTGTTCTAAAACTTTTCTTCAActtgcataaataaataaatgtgagAATTCAAGTACAGTCAACTgacgttaaataatttgattgatttgactaaatttttatttaatgactCTCAGTTATTAATTTTACGTGAAGTTCACTACACTTGAGTTTTcactataaataaatttaaataataatataaataaaattaaaaaaaaaaaacctgggcAACCAAAGGAGGCATCTGAAGTATGTGCTTTGCATCAGGTATGTTATAAACCAACATACCAAGAGTAGCAGGGTCTGGCTTTGTGATATCACCAATCTCTTCCATTTCACAGTTTGCTTCAGCTTCCACATACAGTGCACCCTCACCTGTGCAGTCCACTATAAGCTTCCCCTCTGAACTTATGCTCAGCCTCCCAGCAAGAGGGTAATACTCTACAAGCACCTTCTTCAACGCGTTCTTCATCACAACCGCCGCCTTCTCGTTCCCCCTCTCCGCGCTTTTGAAGCAGTATACGGTTCTCACGATCACCGCAATGTTCTGGTCAAGGTTAGATAGAAAATACattcctttctttgtttcttctgcTGGAGCAACTAGACTTGGTTCACTTGTTAGCTTCACGCTTACTTTGAAACCGCCGCTGTTTCCATTTGTCATTgccatctcaatataataaataatcctctgccagatattaaaacaaaaaattatgttaAGATTCTATGCAGTTCTTGCTGTTTTTCTAGATATacataaaagaaaatttaaataaatataagaaagaaCACATTGTTTTATGAACACATCTTCGTGTGAAGAATATGTTTGACCGAACAAGTTTGACTAAACTATGAAACTGTTCATAATAACATTCTCACACGAAGATATCTTCATAACCACCTTTCATAAAAGCAATAATGGTATTTGTGTGACTATAATGCATAAGTCGTGTGTTTTTTCATACCTGAAGCTGAAGGTGTGCCTCACACAAATATGATTTATGTCTTTAACTCTTTATGATGAGCCTCTTGGGGAgctatagagagagagagagagagaaagtagtaaGGTGTTGTTTGAGAACACAGCAATGGcagaaaataaatataatgtGAAGGTGAGAGGTAGTTGTTTATATGCAACGGTGCAAGCTAATAAGGGAAGATGGTGCTTGTTTTAATGTTTTTAAGATTTAATAtgattttagtaaattttttccctttttttttttttaacaaatacgGGTGAGGGTAGGCCACTAGTAAAAGAGACCAAGGACACAAGGAACAAAGACAAATTAAGGGAGGCGaagcatgcaaaaaaaaaataataggtcTATGTGTTTGGTGTGGTTGGTATCCCACATTTGATAACCTAATATTTTTGCTTCATTAGTTTTTCCCTTCCTATTACATCATCATTTCCCCAGTAGACTCAAAAGTTTCATCACCATGCCTCACTAGTCACGTTTCATTTTAACTAAAGATGTccttattttatgtatatattgtCAATAATGTTCCTtctcttttttaaaagattttaactaactaatattttgaatagcttatagaaaacaaaaacaaaagataaaaaaatacatcACTTAATTCTagcaagcatatatatatatatatatatatatatatgaataattaattagAAGTGGTTATTGTGAATCAGGAGACCTatcacaaataaataattaatttgaagGGCTGAAGGGGTTATTAACTTATTATCACTCAAGAGACCTATCACAAGGAGCATTTGATTTTGTTCCATAAGCATGTAATCAAGCGTTCACCATAAACAAAAAAGGTTCAGACTTCCATAGCTTGTTTGAATAGACTTTCTTGACCAGTTTTCATGTCCTTCATGAAACTTTTGATATAAAATAATGTAATTATTACTATAAGAATGGATATCCTTGCCAATTCACCTTTCCTAATtgatattaatgaattttttatttcataataaagattaaattgaaataaatattttataaaaaaaataacaataaataaataaattattcattattattattattacggatataaatactaataaatttaaataagttTAAGTTATCCAAGAACCCTCATCTCTTCACTTTATAGAATCCAAATCCTTTGTCGAACCTTAAAACAAAACAATCTTAATTCTAACTATTCATCATTAAGCCTCCTTTTGTCCTTGCTcttaaaaaatatgattgaaacaaTACGAAAAACGagataaaaaaatttcttctagTAAGGGTGTAAGCGTGAATACGCTTTTACTAAATGAAGAACACTAAGAACATGTAAATTATCTACGTAAGATGGAGAAACGTGGAGAATTCAAGAAATTATAGTTTACTGTATTATTACGCAAGTAATACAATTAGGTATTGATTGTGCATCCTAAAAAGATCAGGTAACtgaaaaatgaaaatttattCAGTGGCCCCAGTCAACTATGGTTAGATCAACAATAATGTCTACACTCTAGTGCACTCTTTAAAATTTTCTGGATTCCGAAAAATCCAGGAGACGTTGACCATATATACCCATATAATATTACATAATGGCAATAGGCAAAATCATAACTTGGCAATGGCATAACGAAGTTTGCCAATCATGGCTTAAGCCATAAGCTTGTTTTCCATGTTAAGGATATTCATTAGGGCATTTATTGCTAGACATAACGCAGAAATCTCAATACAAAGTAATTACactaaagaagaaaatatacacaAAATACAACAACAATTTCCTTTGATGGATTATGTAACCGATTAAATTGCCAATTGCCGACATTCATAGATGTGTATTAGTGTATTACAATCTCTCTCAACAAAGTATGAATGaaattatacaattttaaaaaatttacagaCGACGTGTATTCCTTACTTTAAGAAAATTACAAATCTTGTTGGAAAAGATAACAGGATGCATGGGTTTCTTCTTGTCTTACCTATTAAGAAACATGATTGCAAACTGCACTATAACAGCTAGGCCTCCAATATAGCATTGGGGAACCTATACAAGGCCAAAACCCAATCAAATGCAAATCTATTAGAGGAAGCAGTTTTAAGAGCTTTGAATATTTTTTACATCACATGGCCTCTTTTGTGCTTTTGCTTCTCAACAAGTGATCTCCCACATTCAGTGTGGTCTCGCAGACCTTAATGGCCTAACCTACTTAGACAAGCAACTCCTTCTTCTAGATAATGTTCCCTTTCGATCCAAAAATCGTTGGAATCCTATTTTTTAATCACGAGTGTAGAGTTAATGAAGGttgtttgaaattcataaaattcCCAATGGCTTACACAAGCAAAAGGGCTAGAGAAGGTATAGACAGACAAAAGGAATGAGAGTTTGACACAAACCTTCATTATCCCTGCTAGTACAGCACCTCCAAGGTACACCATGTGCTTTCTACGCGGTGGATCCTCAATTCTTAATCGCAATTTCTGATAATCAC
This window contains:
- the LOC112755054 gene encoding omega-hydroxypalmitate O-feruloyl transferase produces the protein MAMTNGNSGGFKVSVKLTSEPSLVAPAEETKKGMYFLSNLDQNIAVIVRTVYCFKSAERGNEKAAVVMKNALKKVLVEYYPLAGRLSISSEGKLIVDCTGEGALYVEAEANCEMEEIGDITKPDPATLGMLVYNIPDAKHILQMPPLVAQVTKFKCGGFSVGLCMNHCMFDGIGAMEFVNSWGEVARELPLSIPPFLDRSILKAREPPKIEFIHKEFADIEDKSSTNTLYEDDMVYRSFCFDPEKLKSLKAKAMEDGVLDSCTTFEVLSAFVWIARTKALKMLPNQETKLLFAVDGRAKFNPPLPKGYFGNGIVLTNSVCQAGELTEKPFSYAVSLIQNAIKMVTDSYMRSAIDYFEVTRARPSLACTLLITTWSRLSFHTTDFGWGEPVLSGPVSLPEKEVILFLSHGIERRNINVLLGLPAPVMKIFQDLMMQI